A window of the Candidatus Paraluminiphilus aquimaris genome harbors these coding sequences:
- a CDS encoding outer membrane protein assembly factor BamD: MTKPVNFGGKWLITLLILSFGLSGCALFESDDELEVDLNSGEQQMYRRAQRFLDTSNFDLAISALQQLESRYPFGKYAEQAQLELIYAHHGAYQSEAAIEAADRFIRLHPQHPSVDYAYYMKGVSAYDMNENFFSSLIPSDDSKRDVSGVREAFDEFTQLLTRYPNSRYAQDARARMVYIRNMLARHEIHVANYYFKRGAYMAALKRGQNVVENMQETTAVADGLAVMAQAYILLEMSELAKDSVRVLCANYPEHPNMDAECNFKGGYDIEGFERSWLNEATFGLLDPPKAPQFDYRPGFES, translated from the coding sequence GTGACTAAGCCTGTAAATTTTGGGGGCAAATGGCTCATTACCCTACTCATATTGAGTTTTGGGTTATCGGGTTGTGCGCTATTTGAGAGTGACGACGAACTGGAAGTTGATCTCAACTCCGGTGAGCAACAAATGTATCGCCGTGCCCAACGATTCTTGGACACGTCGAATTTTGACCTGGCGATTAGCGCATTACAGCAGCTGGAAAGTCGATACCCGTTTGGCAAGTATGCAGAACAAGCGCAGCTCGAGCTGATTTATGCCCATCATGGCGCCTACCAGAGTGAAGCCGCCATCGAGGCAGCCGACCGCTTTATCCGTCTTCACCCTCAACACCCAAGCGTAGACTACGCGTATTACATGAAAGGCGTCTCAGCCTACGACATGAACGAGAACTTCTTTTCCTCGCTCATTCCTAGCGACGATTCAAAACGTGATGTCAGTGGCGTCCGTGAAGCTTTTGACGAATTCACCCAGCTACTGACTCGATATCCCAACAGTCGCTATGCACAGGACGCGCGGGCGCGGATGGTTTATATCCGTAACATGCTCGCGCGCCACGAAATTCATGTGGCGAACTATTATTTCAAGCGTGGCGCGTACATGGCCGCCCTCAAGCGAGGCCAGAACGTTGTTGAGAATATGCAGGAGACAACGGCCGTTGCAGATGGCCTGGCCGTTATGGCCCAAGCCTATATTCTGCTGGAAATGAGCGAGCTTGCTAAAGATTCAGTCCGCGTCCTCTGTGCTAACTACCCAGAGCACCCCAACATGGATGCAGAGTGCAACTTTAAAGGCGGGTATGACATCGAGGGCTTCGAGCGATCTTGGCTCAACGAAGCAACATTTGGCCTACTCGATCCGCCGAAGGCACCACAATTCGATTACCGACCGGGCTTCGAGTCTTAG